Within Schumannella luteola, the genomic segment CAGCTCCGGCACCACCGGGGTGGTAACGAACCTCACCTACACGCTGCTGCAGACCACCGCATTCGGCTGCACGGCGGCGACGACGGGCACCGCGCTCGTTCCGGCGGGCACCGCCCTGACCAGCACCGGCGGAACGGCGGTGACCTTCAACCTCGCGAAGGGCACCGGCGGCGCGGCCGGAGCGCCGGTCAACCTGTGCTTCAAGGTGACCGCCGGCTCGATCGTGCAGGGGCAGACCGGAACCGCCACCTGGCAGTTCGCGGCCCAGTCGGTCTGATCGTGAGGTCGGGCGACCGCGCGTCGCCCCCGCCGTCCGCACCCCGCCGACGCGTGTCGGTGCGGGTGCGGGCGGCGATCGCCGGCGGACTCGCGCTCGGGTTGGGCGCGGGATTCACGCTGGCGGCGTGGAACGACGCGGAGATAGCGAAGGCGACGTTCACGGCGTCGCGCTTCGACACGCAGTCGAGCGTGAACGGCGGCGCCTATGCCGACAACACCACTGCGCCGGGCATGGCGCTCACCCTGCCGGTGGGTGGCTACGTGCCGAACGGAGCGACCTACACGATGGTGCGCATCCGCACGGTCGCGCAGTCGGTGGTCGGCACGGCGACGCTCGGCGGGGCGACCTTCTCGAACAACGCCGGCGGCATCGCGCTCAGCTCGGCCATGCTCTACCGCGTCGTGCGTGTCGACACCGCCGCGACCTGCGACGCGAACGCCTTCACGACCGCAAGCCCGAACTGGGTGGTCGGCGGCGCCTCCACGGCGGCGCTGCTGTCGAGCGGTCAGAACTCCGGTGTCGTCAATCCGCTCGCGGCCGCGGCCGGCTCGACCCCCGGCACGCCGACGGCCTTCTGCTTCCAGGTGTATCTCGCCCCGGATGCGCCGAGCGGAACCCAGTCGCAGAACGCCACCGCCACCTGGACCTTCACGACCCGCTCGACCTGACCGCCGCATCCACCTGACCGCGCATCCCCCGTCACCGCACCCGCCCGAAGGAGTACCTCGTGACCACCGCCCCCATCGCGCACCGCCGCCCGCGGCCGCGCCGTGAGGGCGGCGCGCGGTCGGTGCTGGTGGATGTGGTGCTCTGGGTGGCGGCGGCCGGCGGCGCCGTCTGCCTGGCGGCCGTGATCGGGGCGACTGTCTTCCACGCGACGATCATCATGTTCTCGACCGGGTCGATGTCGCCCACGATCCCCTCGGGCTCGGCCGCGCTCGTCCAGCAGATCCCCGCGGCCGAGGCGAAGGTCGGCGACGTGGTCACGGTCGAACGGCCCGGCGGGCTGCTGCCGATCACGCACCGGGTGGTCGGCATCGAGGCGCCGGAGGGTCGCGCTTCGGCGGTGCGCGAGATCACGCTGCGCGGCGACGCCAACGCCGACGACGACCCGGCACCGTACCGGGTCGAGCAGGTGCGCATCGTGCGCGTCGCCGTGCCGGGCCTCGCGCACATCGTGGTCTGGTTCGGCAATCCCTTCGTGCTCGGCGGTCTCACGATCGGCGCCGCCGTGCTCGTGACGTGGGCGTTCTGGCCGCGGCGACGCCCCGGCGACGAGGCCGAGCAGGAGCCCGAGATCGCGCTGACCCCGACGACGGCCGATGATGCCCGCGTCCGCAGCGGCGCCGCGCTCGCCGCCGTGCTGGTGACCGCCGGTGCGGCGACGCTGATCCCGTTCGTCGCACCGGCCCCCGCCGCTGCCGAGCCGCTCGAGACGATCGTGCGCGGCGACCACATCCAGCTCGTCAGCATCGGCGACGTCGACGCGATGCAGAGCATGGCGCCGGGCACCTCGGCCGACTGGCAGGTCGGCGTGAGCACCTACGACGACTCGAACGTCGGCCGCCTGCAACTCGGGCTCGGCCTCGACTCGGATCCGGCGCGGTCGGACGGACTGCTGGTGGATGCGCGCGGCTGCGACGTGCGCTGGACGGCCGACGGCTGCCCGACCGGCGCGATCGACTACTTCAGCGACCTTCCGCTCGTCGCGGCGACATCGCCGACGACCTTCCACGGCGCGCGCTGGTTCGTCGACGAAGACATCCCGGCCGAGGTCTGGGTACTCATGACCGTGCACGT encodes:
- a CDS encoding SipW-dependent-type signal peptide-containing protein, with protein sequence MSVRVRAAIAGGLALGLGAGFTLAAWNDAEIAKATFTASRFDTQSSVNGGAYADNTTAPGMALTLPVGGYVPNGATYTMVRIRTVAQSVVGTATLGGATFSNNAGGIALSSAMLYRVVRVDTAATCDANAFTTASPNWVVGGASTAALLSSGQNSGVVNPLAAAAGSTPGTPTAFCFQVYLAPDAPSGTQSQNATATWTFTTRST
- a CDS encoding S26 family signal peptidase, whose protein sequence is MTTAPIAHRRPRPRREGGARSVLVDVVLWVAAAGGAVCLAAVIGATVFHATIIMFSTGSMSPTIPSGSAALVQQIPAAEAKVGDVVTVERPGGLLPITHRVVGIEAPEGRASAVREITLRGDANADDDPAPYRVEQVRIVRVAVPGLAHIVVWFGNPFVLGGLTIGAAVLVTWAFWPRRRPGDEAEQEPEIALTPTTADDARVRSGAALAAVLVTAGAATLIPFVAPAPAAAEPLETIVRGDHIQLVSIGDVDAMQSMAPGTSADWQVGVSTYDDSNVGRLQLGLGLDSDPARSDGLLVDARGCDVRWTADGCPTGAIDYFSDLPLVAATSPTTFHGARWFVDEDIPAEVWVLMTVHVADDITEQADAELRLQVWGAGDAGVGSGGLGNGDGSGGAGAGGSGAGAGRGGDLAGTGVAGAWPAALLALGAIGSGLVLAALARRRRSWLDTARGAS